Proteins from a genomic interval of Bradyrhizobium sp. CCBAU 53340:
- a CDS encoding PAS-domain containing protein, with translation MISTRDNELGARREQGQEALLSLSQLALDGMEQGVCVYDADNRIVLVNRRYIELFDMSPDIVRLGTCYRDVLAHSMARGNIPADELDALYASRIALIAAGEPFQTRQTLASGLVITLDLKPLPGGGWMTICDDVSRLARLETELKLQTERSQHALAHMSHGLIMYDAEGRFVVCNERFLQLYDLDPNVLKPGIAHEPVIDHWLSRGNRAEISGDAFRNARTNDVRTRSPKTILVTCYDGRKVQAVSRFMPDGGWVTVHEDVTERLQHEETLKQQNLMLDAALENMAHGLAFYDSDMRLRICNSTYQEIYRLSPEESKPGTHLSELIERSMANGAFSSQYSPQQILEAARARIANRDSSPMRRSMTNNTVISVRYCALPDGGFVATYEDITERERAVEELSEQYRRFDAALNNMSQGLCMLDANLHVIVCNRRYIEMYGLSFEIVKPGVSMREIMEHSCDLGIHPNTTAAKLYADYVERLREGEHTLHRHLSDGRIIKLNHKRMEHGGWVVTYEDVTERHKAQARVAHMAQHDSLTDLPNRTLFREKMSEGLNQVAIAGGAMAVLCFDLDNFKTVNDRLGHAAGDRLLRWVAARLRENVGEHDTVARLGGDEFAVLQRGPQPQSAEKLARRLVEIIGHPPPLESQSIHVGVSVGIAIAPDHGLDADELMKCADLALYQAKAKGRGAYQLFEPAMEEAARSRHALEHDLRGALESNQFHLVFQPQVRLDTTELTGFEALLRWKHPSRGFVSPAEFIPIAEENGLIVPIGEWVLRRACATAASWPGVTVAVNLSPVQFRSRGLVAMVTSALAEAGLPPQRLELEVTETALLDDSEATIGILHQLRALGVRVSLDDFGVGYSSLSYLRKFPFDRIKIDRSFVGTLGESPESVAIVRTIASLGSVLGVETTAEGVETVEQLDFVRECGCTAVQGYYFGKPCPAAEVGRTIETLNAVRRVA, from the coding sequence ATGATTTCGACCCGCGACAACGAGCTCGGTGCACGCCGCGAGCAAGGCCAGGAGGCCCTGCTATCGCTGAGCCAGCTTGCGCTCGATGGCATGGAACAGGGCGTCTGCGTCTACGACGCCGACAACCGGATCGTGCTGGTCAACCGCCGGTACATCGAGCTGTTCGATATGTCGCCCGACATCGTCCGGCTCGGAACGTGCTACCGCGACGTGCTCGCCCACAGCATGGCGCGCGGCAATATCCCAGCGGATGAGCTCGACGCGCTCTATGCTTCGCGGATCGCCTTGATTGCGGCTGGCGAGCCGTTCCAGACCCGGCAGACGCTCGCAAGCGGACTTGTCATCACCCTCGACCTGAAGCCGCTTCCCGGCGGCGGCTGGATGACGATTTGCGACGACGTCAGCCGCCTCGCCCGCCTCGAGACGGAGCTGAAACTTCAGACCGAGCGCAGCCAGCACGCGCTCGCGCACATGTCGCACGGCCTCATCATGTACGACGCCGAAGGACGCTTCGTCGTCTGCAACGAGCGCTTCCTGCAGCTCTACGATCTCGACCCGAACGTCTTGAAGCCGGGTATCGCGCACGAACCGGTCATCGATCACTGGCTGTCGCGCGGCAACCGGGCGGAGATATCCGGAGATGCGTTCCGCAACGCCCGGACGAACGACGTCCGAACGAGAAGCCCGAAGACCATTCTCGTGACCTGCTATGACGGCCGAAAAGTCCAGGCCGTATCCCGCTTCATGCCCGACGGCGGCTGGGTCACCGTGCACGAGGACGTCACCGAACGGCTGCAGCACGAGGAGACGCTGAAGCAGCAGAACCTGATGCTGGATGCCGCGCTCGAGAACATGGCGCATGGCCTCGCCTTCTACGACAGCGACATGCGCCTGCGCATCTGCAACTCCACCTACCAGGAGATCTATCGGCTGTCGCCCGAGGAGAGCAAACCAGGCACGCATCTCTCCGAGCTGATCGAGCGATCGATGGCGAACGGCGCTTTCTCCTCCCAATACAGTCCGCAGCAGATCCTCGAGGCCGCCCGCGCCCGGATCGCGAACCGCGACTCCTCGCCGATGCGGCGGAGCATGACCAACAACACGGTGATCTCCGTGCGCTACTGCGCGCTGCCGGATGGCGGCTTCGTTGCCACCTATGAGGACATCACCGAGCGCGAACGCGCGGTCGAGGAGCTGAGCGAGCAGTATCGCCGCTTCGACGCGGCGCTGAACAACATGAGCCAGGGCCTGTGCATGCTCGATGCGAACCTGCACGTGATCGTCTGCAACCGCCGCTACATCGAGATGTACGGCCTGTCGTTCGAGATCGTGAAGCCCGGCGTCTCGATGCGCGAGATCATGGAGCACAGCTGCGATCTCGGCATCCATCCGAACACGACCGCCGCCAAGCTCTACGCCGACTATGTCGAGCGGCTGCGCGAGGGCGAGCACACCCTGCACCGGCATTTGAGCGACGGTCGCATCATCAAGCTCAACCACAAGCGGATGGAGCATGGCGGCTGGGTCGTCACCTATGAGGACGTCACCGAGCGCCACAAGGCCCAGGCCCGCGTCGCGCATATGGCGCAGCACGATTCGCTCACCGATCTGCCCAACCGCACGCTGTTCCGCGAGAAGATGAGCGAGGGATTGAACCAGGTTGCGATCGCCGGCGGCGCCATGGCCGTGCTGTGCTTCGACCTCGACAATTTCAAGACCGTCAACGACCGGCTCGGCCATGCCGCCGGCGACCGGCTGCTGCGCTGGGTCGCGGCGCGGCTGAGGGAGAATGTCGGCGAGCACGATACCGTCGCACGCCTCGGCGGCGACGAGTTCGCTGTGCTCCAGCGCGGGCCGCAGCCGCAATCAGCGGAAAAGCTGGCGCGCCGCCTGGTCGAGATCATCGGCCATCCGCCGCCGCTGGAAAGCCAGTCGATCCATGTCGGCGTCTCCGTCGGCATCGCAATCGCGCCCGATCACGGCCTGGATGCCGACGAGCTGATGAAATGCGCCGACCTCGCGCTGTATCAGGCCAAGGCCAAGGGGCGCGGCGCCTATCAGCTGTTCGAGCCCGCGATGGAGGAAGCGGCGCGCAGCCGGCACGCGCTCGAGCACGATCTGCGCGGCGCGCTGGAATCCAACCAGTTCCATCTGGTGTTCCAGCCGCAGGTGCGGCTCGACACCACCGAGCTGACCGGCTTCGAGGCGCTGCTGCGCTGGAAACATCCCTCGCGCGGCTTCGTCTCGCCGGCCGAATTCATTCCCATCGCTGAGGAGAACGGGCTGATCGTCCCGATCGGCGAGTGGGTGCTGCGCCGGGCCTGCGCCACCGCCGCCTCATGGCCCGGCGTCACGGTCGCGGTGAACCTGTCGCCGGTACAGTTCCGCTCGCGCGGATTGGTGGCGATGGTGACGAGCGCGCTTGCGGAAGCCGGCCTGCCGCCGCAGCGGCTCGAGCTCGAGGTCACCGAGACGGCGCTGCTCGATGACAGCGAGGCCACGATCGGAATCCTGCATCAGCTTCGCGCCCTCGGCGTGCGCGTCAGCCTCGACGATTTCGGCGTCGGCTATTCGTCGCTGAGCTATTTGCGCAAATTTCCGTTCGACCGCATCAAGATCGACCGCTCCTTCGTCGGCACGCTCGGCGAAAGCCCGGAGAGCGTCGCCATCGTCCGCACCATCGCCAGCCTCGGCTCCGTGCTCGGTGTCGAGACCACGGCGGAGGGCGTCGAGACGGTCGAGCAGCTCGACTTCGTCCGCGAATGCGGCTGCACCGCGGTGCAGGGCTATTACTTCGGCAAGCCGTGTCCGGCCGCCGAGGTCGGACGCACCATCGAGACGCTGAACGCAGTCCGCCGCGTGGCGTGA
- a CDS encoding antibiotic biosynthesis monooxygenase, producing MPQMRSLDPVFPIDRQIALDTGPVVLVNLFTLDPADEHSFLASWQDDAAFMKRQPGFISTQLHRAVGDSPTYLNYAVWESNAHFRAAFTAPEFRAKIADYPASAVASPHLFEKVAVAGICVA from the coding sequence ATGCCTCAAATGCGTTCCCTTGACCCCGTCTTCCCTATCGACCGCCAGATCGCACTCGATACCGGTCCCGTGGTGCTGGTGAACCTGTTCACGCTCGACCCGGCTGACGAACACAGCTTCCTGGCGAGCTGGCAGGACGATGCTGCCTTCATGAAGCGACAGCCGGGTTTCATCTCCACCCAGCTCCACCGCGCCGTCGGCGACAGTCCGACCTATCTCAATTATGCGGTCTGGGAATCCAACGCGCATTTCCGCGCGGCGTTCACGGCCCCCGAATTCCGCGCGAAGATTGCGGACTACCCCGCATCCGCCGTCGCAAGCCCGCATCTGTTTGAGAAGGTCGCCGTCGCAGGCATTTGCGTGGCCTAG
- the rpmF gene encoding 50S ribosomal protein L32: MAVPRRKTSPSRRGMRRSADAIKKPTYVEDKDSGELRRPHHLDLKTGMYKGRQVLKKKES; this comes from the coding sequence ATGGCCGTTCCGAGAAGAAAAACCTCGCCGTCGCGCCGTGGCATGCGCCGCTCGGCAGACGCCATCAAGAAGCCGACCTATGTGGAAGACAAGGACTCTGGCGAGCTCCGTCGTCCGCATCATCTCGACCTCAAGACCGGCATGTACAAGGGCCGTCAGGTCCTGAAGAAGAAAGAGTCCTAA
- a CDS encoding amino acid--[acyl-carrier-protein] ligase — MNIAVLPNSPETAPEIVDPLDHLADKLFHRMGSDGVYARTALYEGVVEKLAALITDHREAGTEVMRFPPVMSRAQLEKSGYLKSFPNLLGCVCGLHGTEREINAAVSRFDAGGDWTTSLSPADLVLSPAACYPVYPIAASRGPLPKGGLRFDVAADCFRREPSKHLDRLQSFRMREYVCIGTPDDVADFRERWMVRAQKIATDLGLSFRVDYASDPFFGRVGQMKAVSQKQQQLKFELLIPLRSEEQPTACMSFNYHREHFGTTWGIQDANGEPAHTGCVAFGMDRLAVAMFHTHGTDLSAWPAKVREIMGMPSHVAADAHGEGWR; from the coding sequence ATGAACATTGCCGTCCTCCCCAATTCGCCCGAGACCGCGCCTGAGATCGTCGATCCGCTCGATCATCTCGCCGACAAGCTGTTCCACCGCATGGGCTCGGACGGCGTCTATGCCCGCACCGCGCTCTATGAGGGCGTTGTCGAAAAACTCGCCGCACTCATTACCGACCATCGCGAGGCCGGCACCGAGGTGATGCGCTTTCCGCCTGTCATGAGCCGCGCCCAGCTCGAAAAGTCCGGCTACCTCAAGAGCTTTCCGAACCTGCTCGGCTGCGTCTGCGGCCTGCACGGCACCGAGCGCGAGATCAACGCCGCGGTGAGCCGCTTCGATGCCGGCGGCGACTGGACCACCTCGCTGTCGCCGGCCGACCTCGTGCTGTCACCCGCAGCCTGCTACCCTGTCTATCCGATCGCGGCGAGCCGCGGCCCGCTGCCGAAGGGCGGCCTGCGCTTCGACGTGGCGGCCGACTGCTTCCGCCGCGAGCCGTCGAAGCATCTCGACCGGCTGCAATCGTTCCGGATGCGCGAATATGTCTGCATCGGCACGCCCGATGATGTCGCCGATTTCCGCGAGCGCTGGATGGTGCGCGCGCAGAAGATCGCGACCGATCTCGGCCTCTCCTTCCGCGTCGACTACGCCAGCGATCCCTTCTTCGGCCGTGTCGGCCAGATGAAGGCGGTGAGTCAGAAGCAGCAGCAGCTCAAGTTCGAGCTCCTGATCCCGCTGCGCTCGGAAGAGCAACCGACCGCCTGCATGAGCTTCAACTACCACCGCGAACATTTCGGCACGACCTGGGGGATCCAGGACGCCAATGGCGAACCCGCCCACACCGGTTGTGTCGCCTTCGGCATGGATCGTCTGGCGGTCGCGATGTTCCATACCCACGGCACCGATCTCTCCGCCTGGCCCGCCAAGGTGCGGGAGATCATGGGCATGCCCTCGCACGTCGCGGCCGACGCCCATGGCGAAGGCTGGCGCTAG
- the mtgA gene encoding monofunctional biosynthetic peptidoglycan transglycosylase, whose protein sequence is MRIVKILLAVLAVVVLAPYVIAPFYRTGHPVSTLMAWRSLMGAPMHREWIDLAGMSPYLPRSVVAAEDAHFCKHHGIDWGALREAINDAQEDGTAFRGASTITQQVAKNLFLWQGRDFIRKALEFPLALWIDFVLPKQRILEIYLNIAELGPQGQFGVEAGSAYAFGKSAASLSPREAALMASILPNPVKRSARVPGPGVRRLAGTYVVRGQATSLLTCWRENR, encoded by the coding sequence TTGCGCATCGTTAAAATCCTGCTGGCAGTGCTCGCGGTCGTGGTTCTCGCGCCCTATGTGATCGCGCCGTTCTACCGCACCGGCCATCCGGTTTCGACACTGATGGCCTGGCGTTCGCTGATGGGTGCGCCTATGCATCGGGAATGGATCGACCTGGCCGGGATGTCGCCTTATCTGCCGCGCTCGGTGGTGGCAGCCGAGGACGCCCATTTCTGCAAGCATCACGGCATCGATTGGGGCGCGCTGCGCGAGGCGATCAACGACGCGCAGGAGGACGGCACCGCCTTCCGCGGCGCCTCCACCATCACCCAGCAGGTGGCGAAGAACCTGTTCCTCTGGCAGGGGCGGGATTTCATCCGCAAGGCGCTGGAATTTCCGCTGGCGCTGTGGATCGACTTCGTCCTGCCCAAGCAACGGATTCTGGAAATTTACCTCAACATCGCCGAACTGGGTCCGCAGGGCCAGTTTGGGGTCGAGGCGGGCAGTGCCTACGCCTTCGGCAAGTCGGCCGCGAGCCTCTCGCCCCGGGAAGCGGCACTTATGGCCTCGATCCTGCCGAATCCGGTCAAACGCAGCGCCAGGGTCCCAGGGCCGGGCGTCCGGCGGCTGGCCGGGACCTATGTGGTGCGGGGTCAGGCCACCTCGCTTTTGACCTGTTGGCGGGAAAATCGCTGA
- a CDS encoding MarR family winged helix-turn-helix transcriptional regulator, with amino-acid sequence MSRTKRTPAGEALTGFILDLFRTNSLLLTAGDRLVAPLGLTSARWQILGAIVGAERPEPVAWLARNLGGNRQNVQRIVNDLERDGLVAFETNPHHRRAQLVVLTDRGRQVYDAAGRSQIPWVNGLADGLSIKEIEAAHRVIGILRDRLEGAGED; translated from the coding sequence ATGAGCAGGACCAAGCGGACCCCAGCTGGCGAGGCTCTGACCGGATTCATTCTCGACCTGTTCCGGACCAATAGTTTGCTGTTGACCGCCGGCGACCGGCTGGTGGCACCGCTCGGCCTCACCAGTGCGCGTTGGCAGATCCTGGGGGCTATTGTCGGCGCGGAGCGCCCCGAGCCGGTTGCCTGGCTCGCACGCAATCTTGGCGGCAACCGCCAAAATGTGCAGCGTATCGTCAACGACCTTGAGCGGGATGGTCTCGTTGCGTTCGAGACCAATCCGCATCATCGCCGGGCGCAGCTCGTGGTGCTCACCGACAGGGGCAGGCAGGTCTACGATGCTGCCGGCCGCTCGCAGATTCCGTGGGTTAACGGTCTCGCGGACGGATTGTCGATCAAGGAGATCGAGGCGGCCCACCGTGTGATTGGCATCCTGCGGGATCGGCTTGAAGGGGCCGGCGAGGATTGA
- a CDS encoding acyl-CoA acyltransferase encodes MIHTKVRCREITESDVEAIADLLTRGFVGRSRNYWIQGLRRQAFRPVPDGYPRFGYMLDNDGEPVGVLLLIYTTRKDGEETAIQCNLSSWYVEPAYRNYAPLLTKIAQRHKHVTYLNISPAVWTWPIIETQGFRAYCRGLFFSVPALSRAPRWSKIEVISPHTKQIEGLSEAETELLTRHARYNCLSLVCRTPKGVFPFILQAVRIRRGFIAPPAMQLIYCRSAAEYAACAGRIGRLLLRLGKISVIVDSNEPIPGLVGIYTERRGRKYFKGPHRPRLADLTDTELVLYGP; translated from the coding sequence GTGATCCACACCAAGGTCCGATGCCGCGAGATCACCGAGTCCGATGTCGAAGCCATCGCGGACTTGCTGACGCGCGGCTTCGTCGGCCGCTCGCGCAACTACTGGATCCAGGGTCTGCGCCGGCAGGCATTCCGGCCGGTGCCGGACGGCTATCCGCGCTTCGGCTACATGCTCGACAATGACGGCGAGCCCGTCGGCGTGCTGCTGCTGATCTACACCACGCGCAAGGACGGCGAAGAGACTGCCATCCAGTGCAATCTGTCGAGCTGGTATGTCGAGCCGGCCTATCGCAACTACGCGCCGCTGCTGACCAAGATCGCGCAGCGGCACAAGCACGTGACCTATCTCAACATCAGCCCGGCGGTCTGGACCTGGCCGATCATCGAGACGCAGGGCTTTCGCGCCTATTGTCGCGGGCTGTTCTTCTCGGTGCCGGCACTGTCCCGCGCCCCGCGCTGGAGCAAGATCGAGGTCATCTCTCCGCACACCAAGCAGATCGAGGGCCTATCCGAGGCCGAGACCGAGTTGCTGACGCGGCATGCGCGCTACAATTGCCTCAGCCTGGTCTGCCGCACGCCGAAGGGCGTCTTCCCCTTCATCCTGCAAGCAGTGCGGATTCGCCGCGGTTTCATCGCACCGCCGGCGATGCAGCTGATCTACTGCCGCAGCGCCGCTGAATACGCCGCCTGCGCCGGGCGCATCGGCCGGCTACTGCTGCGGCTCGGCAAGATCTCGGTGATCGTCGATTCCAACGAGCCCATCCCCGGCCTTGTCGGTATTTATACCGAACGGCGCGGCCGCAAATATTTCAAGGGCCCGCATCGCCCGCGGCTGGCCGATCTCACCGATACGGAACTCGTGCTGTACGGGCCGTAG
- a CDS encoding phosphopantetheine-binding protein, with protein MQAFDTELRNRIIKLVKGILEQNSLGADVTPQAKLVDVGLTSMDMVNLMLGVEAEFDFTIPQSEITPENFQSVETLERMVATQLRLAAAA; from the coding sequence ATGCAGGCCTTCGATACCGAATTGCGCAACCGCATCATCAAGCTGGTCAAGGGCATCCTCGAACAGAACTCGCTTGGCGCCGATGTCACCCCGCAGGCCAAGCTCGTCGATGTCGGCCTGACCTCGATGGATATGGTCAATCTGATGTTGGGTGTCGAAGCCGAGTTCGACTTCACCATTCCACAGTCCGAGATCACGCCGGAGAACTTCCAGTCCGTCGAGACGCTAGAACGCATGGTCGCGACGCAGCTGCGCCTGG
- a CDS encoding acyl-CoA dehydrogenase family protein, translating into MNVREAVLTVDETQTNLLEQGPSFIERAARTAAVAATDADGVDRDARFPHKAFNTAREQKLLGVMIPVEFGGFGASIYDVTDICYTLGRACASTAMIYAMHQTKVACVVRHGHGIPWMETMMRRVARDQWLLASSTTEGQNGGNIRASAAAVDHAGDTISLVRDATVISYGAEADGLVTIARRATDASASDQVLLALAKDDYSLKQTQGWETLGMRGTCSTGFELKVDCPADRVFPEAYDKIHAQTMTPFAHLCWSSAWAGIAAAAVTRAQAFVRKAARASGGQMPPAAAHFTAAKMSLAKLRALISANIDAFARAEHDERALGSLDFQSSITLLKVQASELAVETVMHATRTAGLAGYRNDGEFTMGRHLRDVLSSPIMINNDRILANAATSTLMSGVPASLRD; encoded by the coding sequence ATGAACGTGCGTGAAGCAGTCCTCACTGTCGACGAAACGCAGACGAACCTGCTCGAGCAGGGCCCCTCCTTCATCGAGCGCGCCGCCCGAACCGCGGCCGTAGCTGCGACCGATGCCGACGGCGTCGATCGCGACGCCCGCTTTCCTCACAAGGCTTTCAATACCGCGCGTGAGCAGAAACTGCTCGGCGTCATGATCCCGGTCGAGTTCGGCGGCTTCGGCGCCTCGATCTACGATGTCACCGACATCTGCTACACGCTCGGGCGCGCCTGCGCCTCGACTGCGATGATCTACGCGATGCACCAGACCAAGGTCGCCTGCGTCGTCAGGCACGGCCACGGCATTCCCTGGATGGAAACGATGATGCGCCGGGTCGCCCGCGACCAGTGGCTTCTCGCTTCCTCCACCACCGAAGGTCAGAACGGCGGCAACATCCGCGCCAGCGCGGCCGCGGTCGACCATGCCGGCGACACCATCTCGCTGGTGCGCGACGCCACCGTGATCTCCTACGGCGCCGAAGCCGACGGGCTCGTCACCATCGCCCGCCGTGCAACCGATGCGTCAGCATCGGACCAGGTGCTGCTGGCGCTCGCCAAGGACGATTATTCGCTAAAGCAGACGCAGGGCTGGGAAACGCTCGGCATGCGCGGCACCTGCTCGACCGGCTTCGAGCTGAAGGTCGATTGTCCCGCCGACCGCGTCTTCCCGGAAGCCTATGACAAGATCCACGCCCAGACCATGACGCCGTTCGCACATCTGTGCTGGTCGTCGGCCTGGGCCGGCATTGCCGCCGCCGCAGTGACACGCGCGCAAGCCTTTGTCCGCAAGGCGGCGCGTGCCTCCGGCGGCCAGATGCCGCCGGCTGCCGCGCACTTCACCGCCGCGAAGATGTCGCTCGCAAAACTTCGCGCGCTGATATCGGCCAATATCGACGCTTTCGCTCGCGCCGAGCATGACGAGCGCGCGCTCGGCTCGCTCGACTTCCAGTCCTCGATCACACTGCTGAAGGTGCAGGCTTCCGAGCTCGCGGTCGAAACCGTAATGCACGCGACGCGCACCGCGGGCCTTGCCGGTTACCGCAACGACGGCGAGTTCACCATGGGCCGCCATCTGCGCGACGTGTTGTCGTCGCCAATCATGATCAACAACGACCGCATCCTTGCCAACGCCGCCACCTCGACGCTGATGAGCGGCGTGCCGGCAAGCCTTCGCGACTGA
- a CDS encoding bifunctional diguanylate cyclase/phosphodiesterase has product MTPALPQASEILAALGQAVFVWDLASDAIVWGEQAGAVFPGIPAERLATGAEFAKLIEPEQTLRSAALAQTSAVHGAGGTPYRVEYGVRMSASNPVIWIEETGRWFAGPDGRPMRAMGSVRINNERHARDEELTRLARLDPLTGELNRSHLIAALAEAIEETSRFRSTAAFMLVGIDHLARVNDAFGFDVADAVILDVAKRIRARLRGGDVLGRFSGNKFGLILKNCTVDDMNVAAERFLGGVRDEVVPTKSGPVSVTVSIGAVSLPRYARSTDEAVNRAHETLDAAKRRRAGSFAAWRPNAERDAQRRVNIRVTDEIVTALNERRIKLAYEPVVSAATREGAFHECLVRMDQGDGQVLLAPDIVPVAERLGLIRLVDHRVLELVVAELAAAPDVRLSLNISPDTTMDPDWWAGIESLMRAHPGVAERLIVEITETVAIQDIDDVRAFVSRLKNFGSRIAIDDFGAGYTSFRNLRKLGVDIVKIDGAFVQNVTRSADDRAFVQTLIDLARRLDIKTVAEWVQDEEAATLLRDWGCDYIQGRLIGLASADRPWCPPPDNALPAAS; this is encoded by the coding sequence TTGACCCCAGCATTGCCGCAAGCCTCCGAAATCCTGGCCGCCCTCGGCCAGGCCGTCTTCGTCTGGGATCTCGCCAGCGATGCCATCGTTTGGGGTGAGCAGGCCGGCGCAGTCTTCCCCGGCATCCCCGCCGAGCGGCTTGCGACCGGCGCCGAGTTCGCCAAGCTGATCGAGCCCGAGCAAACGCTGCGGAGCGCCGCGCTGGCGCAGACCTCAGCCGTGCACGGCGCCGGCGGCACACCCTACCGGGTCGAATATGGCGTGCGCATGAGCGCGTCGAATCCGGTGATCTGGATCGAAGAGACCGGCCGCTGGTTCGCCGGCCCCGATGGTCGCCCGATGCGCGCGATGGGCTCCGTCCGTATCAACAACGAGCGGCACGCCCGCGACGAGGAACTGACCAGGCTTGCCCGGCTCGACCCGCTCACCGGCGAGCTCAATCGCTCTCATCTGATCGCGGCGCTGGCCGAAGCGATCGAGGAGACGAGCCGTTTTCGCTCGACTGCGGCCTTCATGCTGGTCGGCATCGATCATCTCGCCCGCGTCAACGACGCCTTCGGTTTCGACGTGGCCGATGCCGTGATCCTCGACGTCGCCAAGCGCATTCGCGCCCGGCTGCGGGGTGGTGACGTGCTCGGGCGCTTTTCGGGCAACAAGTTCGGCCTGATCCTGAAGAACTGCACCGTTGACGACATGAATGTCGCCGCCGAGCGCTTTCTCGGCGGCGTCCGCGATGAGGTGGTGCCGACCAAGTCGGGGCCCGTATCCGTCACCGTCTCGATCGGCGCGGTCAGCCTGCCGCGTTATGCCCGCAGCACGGATGAGGCGGTCAACCGCGCTCACGAGACGCTGGATGCCGCCAAGCGTCGCCGCGCCGGCTCGTTCGCCGCCTGGCGTCCGAACGCCGAGCGCGACGCCCAGCGCCGCGTCAACATCCGCGTCACCGACGAGATCGTCACCGCGCTGAACGAGCGCCGTATCAAGCTCGCCTATGAGCCGGTGGTCTCGGCTGCCACCCGCGAGGGCGCGTTCCACGAATGCCTGGTGCGGATGGACCAGGGCGACGGCCAGGTGCTGCTCGCGCCCGACATCGTGCCGGTCGCCGAACGGCTCGGTCTTATCAGGCTGGTCGATCATCGCGTGCTTGAGCTGGTGGTGGCCGAGCTTGCGGCCGCGCCCGACGTCCGGCTCAGCCTCAACATATCGCCTGACACGACCATGGATCCGGACTGGTGGGCCGGAATCGAATCGCTGATGCGCGCCCATCCCGGCGTCGCCGAACGGTTGATCGTGGAGATCACCGAGACCGTCGCGATCCAGGACATCGACGACGTCCGCGCCTTTGTCAGCCGCCTCAAGAATTTCGGCAGCCGCATCGCCATCGACGATTTCGGGGCCGGCTACACCTCGTTCCGCAATCTGCGCAAGCTTGGCGTGGACATCGTCAAGATCGACGGCGCCTTCGTGCAGAACGTCACCCGCTCCGCCGACGATCGCGCTTTCGTGCAGACCTTGATCGACCTCGCCCGCCGTCTCGATATCAAAACGGTGGCCGAATGGGTGCAGGACGAGGAAGCCGCCACCCTGCTGCGCGATTGGGGCTGCGATTACATCCAGGGCCGCCTGATCGGGCTTGCGTCAGCCGATCGTCCGTGGTGCCCGCCGCCGGACAACGCACTGCCCGCGGCAAGCTGA